Genomic DNA from Candidatus Saganbacteria bacterium:
TGTCATTGCTTGTTTGGTGAACCCTGTTTGCTGCGTATCGCCTGTGTTCCTAAGCCCTACGACCAGCCCAAAACCCATCAATTGGTTTTCGCGCGCCCCGAGAACATGCGCGATATCCTTGATCCTGACAGAAGGCGTTCCATAACAAGGAAAACTTATGGTCAGAATCAAAATCCCAATGACCAAATCCCAAATCCCAACTTGGTAATTATTTTTTAGAAAAGCCAATTGAGCAACCTCGAAAGCCAGCCCGGGCTTTCTGCTTCCTGTATAACGCCAGTGCCTTTGATCGATACCTGCGCATCTGCGACTTGATACGAAAAGATTGTATTGCTCCCGCTTATATCTTTCGACCGCACAACCCCGGAAATATATATTTCCTGGCTTTCATCATTGATATCCAGGGTGCGATGGCCTTCGACCCTTAAATTCCCGCTGTCTAATACTTCCGTTACTGTTGATGCTATTTTTGAAGTCACACTTGACGCCCTTTGCGTCGATCCTGCCCCGGAATATTTATTGCTGTTGCCGAATGCAATATCATTGCTCGTCCCGACCAAAGGCGTCAGGCGCTGGAGCGTATGCGTCAACTTTATCCCAAGATCGTCTTTTACGTTAGTGTCGGTGCCAGCTTTCTGCTGGGCATTCGTGCTTTCTAAAATAATTATTGTTATGATATCCCCGACCTTATAGCCCTTTTCAGGCGAATACGGCGATGATGAATTTTTGTTCCATAATGAATCGGCGTGGGACGAAATAACCAAGATACAAGATACAAGCAACAAACAAATCCCAACATTATATTTCATAGTTTAACCTCGACTTCTCCCTGGGCATTTACTACTGCATCCAAACTTTTGCTTGAATCTAAACGTTTGACCTTAATTGTATCACCAATCCGCCCATCCTCAAGCGCAATTCCAGAAACATCTATCACAATGCCGTCGCTTGATGATTTGATATTGACTTTTGCGCCTTTGGCAACGTCCGGTTTTGTTTTAACCATCGCTTCAAAAATCACAGCCCCTTTTTCGATGTTAATCTTTGCGACTTTGCCGATGATGTCATTTTTTCTTTCATAATAATTCATCGGGAGAAGCGCGACTTCCTTGTTTGAAATGGAAAGGTCATCATCTTTTATAACGGCATTTCGTTTTATTCTTTCCTTAGCCGTTGCTATTTCCTTGAAAACTTCAAGCCTTACCCACAAATTAACGTTCTCGATCTTGCCGCCCCCCTTAAAGATCAGCGGAATAAGCATCCGGGGCGTGATCTTTGAAAGATTGTAATTTTCGGAAACTTTAACCTGGACATTTTGGTCGTTTAAATATTTATCGGTCATATTCTCGGCCCCGGAGAACGATACCTTAATATTGTCGTCCTCCCAGTCAGACCTTTCGGACATGACATAATCTTTTATGGCATTCTCGATCTTGTCGTTTATCGAATCGGCATGGACAGGGGCAGCAAATGATAATATCCCAAATACCAAAACCAAGACCCAATTTGTCATTTGAAATTTGTCATTTGTCATTAATATATTACGCTTTCATCCTTTCAAGGGCCGTAAGCATGCCTTCATAGGTTGAGACCGCTTTTGTGATAGTGTCAAAAACCCTTTGCACCATTACCATCCGCATCATTTCGGAGATGACATCGACATTCGATGATTCCAGGGCATATTGCGTTATGGCCCCAAAACCAGGATCAAGCGGATATCCGACAATCGGGTCGCCGGAAGAATCTGTCGCTGAATATAAATTTTGGCCCATGCTCCTCAATCCTTCCGGGTTGGAAAATCTTGACAATGTTATTTGGCCGATAGAGGCCAATGACGTGCTGTTGTTTATAGAAACAAGCATTGTCCCATTCTGCTGGATTACGACGCCGGTCGTGCCTGAAGGAAGAATAACCGCAGGATCGACCAAATGGCCGTTTGAATCGACAAGATTGCCGTCATTGTCGGCATGCAAATTCCCGGCGCGCGTATATCCTATTGACCCGTCAGGCATTTTTACCTGCAAAAACCCGGCGCCTTGGACTGCTATATCCAATGGGTTTGAAGTATTCTCAAGCGTTCCCTGCGAAAAATCCTTTAGAGTGGCTGCAACTTTGACCCCTGTGCCGAATTCAGGGAAAACGGAAGGCACCGATTTGTCAGCCTGCATGGCCCACGCCAGCTCATCCTTAAAAGACCTTTGGACATATGGCAAGCTTTCCATTTGGGAATCGGATTTTTTGAATCCGACTGTCTTTGAATTTGAAACATTATTTGTGATATTAAGCAATTCATCTTCGAATGCGTTTAGGCCCGTTGCTGCAACATATAACGGTTGGAACATAAAATTACCTCCTTTACTGGGACTTGCCCATTTCGATCGCCCTGGACATGCTGGCATCGCGCGTTGAAATAACTTTTGTATTAAGGTTATAAAGATGGCTTAAGCTTATAAGCTCAACCATCTGGTCGACAGCCTTTGCGTTCGATGATTCAATGAACCCTTGGAGGATTTTTGGTGTTTCAACTTCTTTAACAGGCTGCAAATTAGAGCTTTGTTTAAAAATAATCCCGTTTATAGAAGAGAGCGACGCCTTATCTTCAAAATCAACAACTCTGATCTTGTCAATTGTAACTTTATCCGCCCGGATCTCCCCATTTTCCAAAACAACTATGCCGGAGTTTAAAGGAATAGATATAGGCCCGTTCTGCCCTAATAGAGGAAGATTCCCGGTCGTAGTAACAAGCCTTCCTTCGGAATTTACAGTAAACCTGCCGTCGCGCGTATATCCCTCGCCCCACTCCCCAAGGACTACAAAAAATCCCGAACCTGCGATTGAAAGATCCGTATTTTTCCCAGTCCTGATCAATGATCCTTGGTCGAAGTTGTAAAATGTCCCGTCGACCTGGGGTTTTTGCGTTTTGATCTTTTTTTCGGCCGCATCAAGCTCCATAGGGAATGACCTGACCGTGACATCGGAGCTCTTAAAGCCCGGGGTATCAGCGTTTACCATGCGGTTAATGAGGCTTTTTACCTTTTCGTCTGTGGTTTCAAGACCGCTGTTCCCGATCTCCAAAATCGAATCGGACATAGCCCCTCCTCATGGGAATAATTATTGAACAAATTATAACACTAAGGCAAACAAAATCAATAAAAAAATTATTTATTTTATTTCTTTTCCTGGTCTCTCATCCTGGTTATAAGCCTCTCGCGTTTTTCAGCCATGCGGTCAAGCTGAAAGACGAAAAAAAGCACTTCAGCAACGAGAACGTAAAGTTCCGGAGGGATCTCGGTATCAAGCTCTAGCTTTCCTAATAATTTTGCAAGCTCCGGGTCGGCATAAAGAGGTATCTTGTTTTCGTCCGCGATCCTTAATATCTCATCGGCGATCGGCCCGCGGCCCGATGCTAATATCAACGGGGCCTTGTCTTTTTCGACATCGTAGCGTATAGCAATTGCCGTTTTGCGCGGGACCTCGATTTTTTCCGGTTCAGCCAATTTAAGCCTCCAGGTCGATCTTTTTTAACTGATCGCCCAATTTTGCGAGCATTGGAATCAAATATGGTTTAACTGAACACATGGCGGGATCGATCTTAACTTGGTATCCTGAAACTGCAAAATTCTTGCCGGAAAGTTTTTTTTGCAGCTCGGAAAATTCTTTTGCGATAAGCTCCCTGGCTTCGTCGCCATATTGCTTTTCATTAAATACGAATACGACATAAACCCGTTTGCCTTTGATATAGACTGAACACACCATTTTTCCCAGGTTTGCGGTCTGCAGGGAAAGGATAACTTGCGTATTCTCATAATCTATTTCGGATTGGGGCCCGTGGCCATCCCTTTTTACGACAATTTCAACGTCCTTGGGCGGAGCGACAGAAGTGTTTGGGACCTGCTTATATAAATAATTTACTTCTTCCCTGCCTTTCTGCGAAAGCAAAGCTTGCGCGACAAGGTTATCCATCGCGGAATTCATCTTGCCGAGCGTCGACATTAGATTTGCCTGGAGTACCTGCGCTTCCGCGGAATCAGATGCCTGGGCTTGCGCTTGGACGCCTTCAAGAAGCGATTTTAATCCCGAAAGGTCGTTCAGCAATTTTAAATTGTTCCCGCTTATTTGCGTCTTTTGGTTCAATTCCTTGATCACGCTGTCAAATTGGCTAAGCAGCGCCCCAAGCTGTGCTACAAGTTTTGGATTGAGCAGTCCTTGGCTTACGCTTAGGGCGGTTGAAAGGTTGCCTAGGCCTTCAAGAAGGGCTGTGAGCTGTGCGGCGATCTGCGGGTTTTCTGAAAAGAATTTTCCGAGTATTTGCAAAGCTTCAGGGGATTCGATGCCTTTCATTAAAAGCATTATTGCGGCTTCCTGCATGTTCAAGCTTTTATCCGTCCCCGTAAGCATTGATAAAAGAGCAATAAAATTCGTCCTGGATATTTCCATGCCGTCTTTTATCATTAAAGACGCAAGGGTAACATTAAAATCCGAATCCGGCACCTGCAGCTGTGTTAAATGCTGTTTTATATCAGCCATAGTAAGGGCGCGCGCGATATTTACTGCGGCTTTTGGCGCGGAGACTGCGGGCGCCATTTGTGCTTGGGCAGGAGCTGTTACTCCTGCAGTTTTTGCCCCCGCTGAAGGGCGCACCCCGCCGGCAGTTTGTGTTGTTTGCGCTTGTTTAACGGATTCTGATTGGGCCGAGCTTTTTCCCGAAGGCCAAATGATCGGCTTCCCGGGATGAATGCCAGACGATGAAGTATTTAGATCTGAACCAGCCATAATAATTACCAGTAATTATATCGTAGTGCGGCGAGAAAATCTTGTGGAGTTTATTTTTTGGCTTCAGGTTTTTTAGCTTCGGGCTTTGCGGCAGGCGCGACGGGTGCAACGGCTTTTGCGGCGCCTTCAACCGGGACAGCGGCTCCAGCTTCAGGAGTAACTGCGGCTCCGGCTTCAGGAGCAGGAGCAATTTCTTCTTCTTTGGCAGGTATCGCGACATTTGCGATCGCTTCATTCGCTGGAGTTATAAATTCTATGCCTTCAGAAGCCTTAATGTCCGAGACCAAAAGGCTCTCGCCTAATTTTAATCCTGTCACATCAACTTCAAATTTTTCGGGGATATTAGACGGAAGGCATTTGACCTCAATTTCCCTTAATTTAAGAACTAAGATGCCGCCATCGTCTTTTACGCCAGTCGGAACGCCTTTTAATTCAATATGGACCTTGGCCTTGATCGCTTCGTCCATGTTGATCTTAAAGAAATCAACATGAAGGATATGGTCGTTTGTCGCGTCTTTTTGGACCTCATGGGTTATAACAGGATAATTATCCTTGCCGACCTTAAGCGTGATGATCGCGTTTGACCCGGCTTTCGTCCCTATGGTCTTTAGGAAGGACTTCCATTCAATAGCTATAGCACGGGACTTT
This window encodes:
- the flgG gene encoding flagellar basal-body rod protein FlgG, translated to MFQPLYVAATGLNAFEDELLNITNNVSNSKTVGFKKSDSQMESLPYVQRSFKDELAWAMQADKSVPSVFPEFGTGVKVAATLKDFSQGTLENTSNPLDIAVQGAGFLQVKMPDGSIGYTRAGNLHADNDGNLVDSNGHLVDPAVILPSGTTGVVIQQNGTMLVSINNSTSLASIGQITLSRFSNPEGLRSMGQNLYSATDSSGDPIVGYPLDPGFGAITQYALESSNVDVISEMMRMVMVQRVFDTITKAVSTYEGMLTALERMKA
- the flgA gene encoding flagellar basal body P-ring formation protein FlgA — protein: MTNDKFQMTNWVLVLVFGILSFAAPVHADSINDKIENAIKDYVMSERSDWEDDNIKVSFSGAENMTDKYLNDQNVQVKVSENYNLSKITPRMLIPLIFKGGGKIENVNLWVRLEVFKEIATAKERIKRNAVIKDDDLSISNKEVALLPMNYYERKNDIIGKVAKINIEKGAVIFEAMVKTKPDVAKGAKVNIKSSSDGIVIDVSGIALEDGRIGDTIKVKRLDSSKSLDAVVNAQGEVEVKL
- a CDS encoding flagellar hook basal-body protein translates to MSDSILEIGNSGLETTDEKVKSLINRMVNADTPGFKSSDVTVRSFPMELDAAEKKIKTQKPQVDGTFYNFDQGSLIRTGKNTDLSIAGSGFFVVLGEWGEGYTRDGRFTVNSEGRLVTTTGNLPLLGQNGPISIPLNSGIVVLENGEIRADKVTIDKIRVVDFEDKASLSSINGIIFKQSSNLQPVKEVETPKILQGFIESSNAKAVDQMVELISLSHLYNLNTKVISTRDASMSRAIEMGKSQ
- a CDS encoding flagellar basal body L-ring protein FlgH; this encodes MKYNVGICLLLVSCILVISSHADSLWNKNSSSPYSPEKGYKVGDIITIIILESTNAQQKAGTDTNVKDDLGIKLTHTLQRLTPLVGTSNDIAFGNSNKYSGAGSTQRASSVTSKIASTVTEVLDSGNLRVEGHRTLDINDESQEIYISGVVRSKDISGSNTIFSYQVADAQVSIKGTGVIQEAESPGWLSRLLNWLF
- a CDS encoding EscU/YscU/HrcU family type III secretion system export apparatus switch protein; this translates as MAEPEKIEVPRKTAIAIRYDVEKDKAPLILASGRGPIADEILRIADENKIPLYADPELAKLLGKLELDTEIPPELYVLVAEVLFFVFQLDRMAEKRERLITRMRDQEKK
- a CDS encoding 50S ribosomal protein L25, with protein sequence MEKLDLEAQDRVELGNKNKSLRKKGVIPAVIYGHGIKSRAIAIEWKSFLKTIGTKAGSNAIITLKVGKDNYPVITHEVQKDATNDHILHVDFFKINMDEAIKAKVHIELKGVPTGVKDDGGILVLKLREIEVKCLPSNIPEKFEVDVTGLKLGESLLVSDIKASEGIEFITPANEAIANVAIPAKEEEIAPAPEAGAAVTPEAGAAVPVEGAAKAVAPVAPAAKPEAKKPEAKK